A genomic window from Candidatus Methylacidiphilum fumarolicum includes:
- a CDS encoding redoxin domain-containing protein, producing the protein MALAVGSLAPDFTLSSKYPEGIKQVHLKEELAQNNVVLLFFPMAFTPVCTQEMCTMTASINEYAQLQAKVFGISVDNPFAQEAWAKHEGIKIPLLSDLNKVVCKAYDVLLPGLIGIGDVAARAVYLIDRNQQIRYVEVTPTPLELPSFERLKDALKTVASQ; encoded by the coding sequence ATGGCACTGGCAGTTGGTAGTCTGGCTCCTGATTTTACCCTTAGTTCCAAATACCCAGAGGGAATTAAACAAGTTCATTTAAAGGAAGAGCTTGCTCAAAATAATGTCGTGTTGCTCTTTTTCCCAATGGCCTTTACTCCCGTTTGCACCCAGGAGATGTGCACTATGACCGCCTCTATCAATGAGTATGCACAGCTCCAGGCGAAGGTTTTTGGAATAAGTGTTGATAACCCTTTTGCTCAGGAAGCGTGGGCAAAGCATGAGGGGATCAAAATTCCTTTGCTTTCTGATTTGAACAAAGTGGTTTGCAAAGCTTATGATGTTTTGTTACCTGGCTTAATAGGTATTGGAGATGTGGCAGCCCGTGCTGTCTATCTTATCGATAGGAATCAGCAGATTCGATATGTGGAAGTGACTCCAACACCTCTTGAGTTGCCTAGCTTTGAGCGGTTAAAAGACGCCTTGAAGACTGTTGCTTCCCAGTAA
- a CDS encoding 6-phosphofructokinase — translation MKRFRIGVLTSGGDCPGLNAAIRAVVCSAELLGWEVYGFIDGFEGLISPVRYQILHEEDTQGIVALGGTILGTTNRGRFTTKTGIGEVLRLPKHLIDEVKETLEGLEIGALICVGGDGSLTAAQQLYEERVPIVGVPKTIDNDLSATDYSFGFYSAVEFVCRAMDRLRTTAASHRRVMVVEVMGRYTGWIALYGGLAGGANVILIPEIPFEYEKIAYHIRRRIAEGSHQTMIVVAEGAHPKDEQYYILEEEANIKKEARFGGIGRHLEKVIMKMTGQETRAVVLGHLQRGGEPTAFDRNLGMMFGAAAVDLIREKRFGYMVSYRHGKIGSVPIYEAIKVLKKVDLNCSEIKTARALGISFGCE, via the coding sequence ATGAAACGTTTTAGAATAGGAGTGCTGACAAGTGGAGGAGATTGTCCAGGACTGAATGCGGCTATAAGAGCCGTGGTGTGTTCTGCGGAGCTCCTTGGATGGGAAGTGTATGGGTTTATTGACGGATTTGAAGGGCTTATTTCACCGGTTCGGTATCAAATTTTACATGAAGAAGATACCCAGGGCATCGTTGCATTGGGGGGGACCATTCTTGGAACAACGAATCGAGGCAGATTCACAACAAAGACGGGGATTGGAGAGGTCTTAAGGTTGCCCAAACATCTCATTGATGAGGTTAAAGAGACCCTTGAGGGACTGGAAATAGGAGCACTCATTTGTGTTGGTGGGGATGGGTCTTTGACGGCTGCACAGCAACTATATGAGGAAAGAGTACCCATTGTGGGAGTCCCTAAAACTATTGATAATGACTTATCGGCAACGGATTATTCTTTTGGATTTTATTCGGCTGTGGAATTTGTGTGTCGAGCCATGGATAGGCTACGGACCACAGCGGCGAGTCATAGGCGGGTGATGGTTGTCGAGGTTATGGGCCGGTACACAGGATGGATAGCGCTCTATGGAGGGCTTGCAGGAGGGGCCAATGTGATATTGATTCCTGAAATACCATTCGAATACGAAAAAATAGCTTATCATATCCGCAGGCGAATTGCTGAGGGCAGCCATCAAACAATGATCGTCGTGGCCGAAGGGGCGCATCCCAAAGATGAACAGTATTATATTCTAGAGGAAGAAGCCAATATAAAGAAGGAAGCTCGATTTGGAGGCATAGGCAGGCATCTAGAAAAAGTCATCATGAAAATGACCGGCCAGGAAACTCGAGCTGTTGTCCTTGGGCATCTTCAAAGAGGAGGGGAGCCGACAGCCTTTGATAGAAACTTAGGCATGATGTTTGGAGCGGCTGCTGTCGATTTGATCAGAGAAAAAAGGTTTGGCTACATGGTCAGTTACAGGCATGGGAAGATTGGTTCTGTGCCTATTTATGAAGCTATTAAAGTATTGAAAAAGGTAGATTTGAACTGCTCAGAAATTAAGACGGCCAGGGCTCTTGGTATCTCTTTTGGTTGCGAATAG
- a CDS encoding 4-hydroxy-3-methylbut-2-enyl diphosphate reductase gives MTEKIQQKTSKVNLRTPEVMNLVKAEVESHYRSPLVEYLRTTGRYLSGGGITVKLAKAFGFCYGVERAIDLAYATTKVFPTKRIYLLGEIIHNPEVNDQLTAMGIKRLQAVQGRYSLDGLTADDVVIIPAFGAEVETMKRIQQIGCQIVDTTCGDVMTVWKRVRQYRNEGATSIIHGKAWHEETKATASRAIGEDGNGQYLVVYNLEETDYVCNYIRYGGDKQEFLQKFKGAVSPGFDPDIHLRHVGVANQTTMMRGETEEVQRRICKAIEDRYGKENLHKHFRFFDTICGATQERQDALLDMLDREKLDLLIVVGGYNSSNTSHLAEIGEGRLPTYFIKNAEKLISSQQIRHWNLHEGREVITEGWLGEGEINVGITAGASCPNNLIEETIQRLFELRGIGVESLLANSK, from the coding sequence ATGACTGAAAAGATTCAGCAGAAAACATCAAAAGTCAATTTAAGAACTCCAGAGGTAATGAACCTTGTAAAGGCGGAGGTCGAAAGCCATTATCGTAGCCCCCTTGTGGAATATTTGCGCACTACGGGTCGGTATCTTTCCGGAGGGGGTATTACAGTCAAACTAGCCAAGGCCTTTGGATTTTGTTATGGGGTCGAAAGAGCGATTGATCTGGCCTATGCCACCACAAAAGTATTCCCTACCAAACGGATCTATTTGCTTGGTGAAATTATCCATAATCCCGAAGTCAACGATCAGCTGACAGCTATGGGGATAAAAAGGCTGCAGGCCGTGCAAGGCCGGTATTCTTTAGATGGGCTCACAGCCGATGACGTAGTGATTATCCCCGCATTTGGTGCGGAAGTAGAAACGATGAAAAGAATTCAGCAGATAGGCTGTCAGATCGTTGATACGACTTGTGGGGATGTTATGACTGTCTGGAAACGAGTAAGACAGTATCGCAATGAAGGGGCGACTTCGATTATCCATGGCAAGGCTTGGCATGAAGAAACAAAAGCGACCGCTTCTCGAGCCATAGGAGAAGATGGTAACGGTCAATACCTTGTTGTTTATAACCTGGAAGAAACCGATTATGTTTGCAACTACATCCGTTACGGAGGGGATAAGCAAGAGTTTCTGCAAAAATTCAAAGGGGCTGTTTCTCCTGGTTTTGATCCCGATATCCATCTGCGTCATGTAGGGGTGGCCAATCAGACGACCATGATGCGTGGAGAAACAGAAGAGGTGCAACGTCGGATCTGTAAAGCCATAGAGGACAGGTATGGGAAAGAAAATCTTCATAAGCATTTTCGGTTCTTTGATACCATTTGTGGTGCGACTCAGGAAAGACAAGATGCTTTGTTGGATATGCTTGATCGGGAGAAACTCGATCTGTTGATAGTGGTGGGTGGCTATAACAGTAGCAATACGTCTCATTTAGCTGAAATTGGGGAGGGGAGGCTGCCAACCTATTTCATAAAAAATGCTGAAAAATTAATCTCATCCCAGCAGATTCGACATTGGAACTTGCATGAAGGCAGAGAAGTGATTACGGAAGGTTGGCTAGGTGAAGGAGAAATCAATGTCGGAATTACGGCTGGGGCTTCTTGTCCCAATAATTTGATCGAAGAAACAATTCAAAGACTCTTTGAACTCCGTGGGATTGGAGTCGAGTCCCTACTGGCTAACTCTAAGTAG
- a CDS encoding leucyl aminopeptidase, producing the protein MNLSLKKEVENRGDRIVFVEQDKFQKEGVSPQEFDGKKLTGLLWREPWGRVFYVGVGSHPYSGETFRKAAGFGVKSLLKIGATEISIDFSKQPDFLPFVAAVVEGAILGSYRFEEFKEEKAKRKNKLEILNIISGDIVESHYQQLEKELQQGATLAEAVNYVRSLGNMPANHVNPEVLALKAMELAQTRQGLRVEVFDGERLEKEGFGGLTSVGKGSANEPRLIVLDYQPASPLQPVLVVGKAITFDSGGISIKPGEHMDEMKYDKMGGCAVLGIMEAVSKLNLPIRVVGILAAAENMPSGKAYRPGDIIRIYGGKTVEVLNTDAEGRIVLADALAYGIDRFNPRLVFDLATLTGACIVALGKQKAGLFSNRKELADFLWKNSADYGDPLWPLPLGEEFDEAITSDVALVKNVGGREGGACTAAAFLQKWIGDIPWVHLDIAGPAWITKELPYLEKGATGFGVRLICRYLLEQLKGKAP; encoded by the coding sequence ATGAATTTAAGTCTAAAGAAAGAAGTGGAAAACAGGGGGGATAGGATTGTTTTTGTCGAACAGGATAAGTTTCAAAAGGAGGGAGTCAGTCCGCAGGAATTCGATGGCAAAAAACTTACTGGGCTTTTATGGAGGGAGCCTTGGGGCAGAGTTTTTTATGTGGGAGTAGGCAGTCATCCCTACAGTGGAGAGACGTTTCGAAAGGCCGCTGGCTTTGGCGTCAAATCGCTTTTGAAGATTGGAGCAACAGAGATCTCGATCGATTTTTCAAAGCAACCCGACTTTTTGCCTTTTGTTGCGGCTGTGGTAGAAGGAGCGATTCTGGGTTCCTACCGTTTCGAAGAGTTTAAAGAAGAGAAGGCAAAAAGGAAGAATAAACTCGAGATTTTGAATATTATAAGTGGAGACATTGTAGAATCACACTATCAACAGCTAGAAAAGGAACTGCAGCAAGGGGCGACGCTAGCCGAAGCCGTTAATTATGTCAGAAGCCTAGGCAACATGCCAGCGAATCATGTCAATCCCGAAGTGCTTGCTTTAAAAGCGATGGAGTTAGCGCAGACAAGGCAGGGGCTAAGGGTCGAAGTTTTTGATGGAGAGCGGCTAGAAAAAGAGGGTTTTGGGGGACTAACAAGTGTAGGAAAAGGCTCTGCTAATGAACCACGGCTGATAGTTCTGGATTATCAGCCAGCCAGTCCATTGCAGCCTGTGCTGGTGGTAGGGAAGGCTATAACTTTTGACAGTGGGGGCATATCGATAAAGCCAGGGGAACATATGGACGAGATGAAGTATGACAAAATGGGAGGGTGTGCCGTTTTAGGCATTATGGAAGCGGTTAGTAAGCTAAACCTGCCGATCAGAGTTGTTGGTATATTGGCGGCTGCAGAAAATATGCCTAGTGGTAAAGCTTATAGACCTGGAGATATAATCCGGATCTATGGGGGAAAGACCGTGGAAGTTCTGAACACCGATGCCGAGGGCAGAATCGTGTTAGCAGACGCATTGGCCTACGGCATTGATCGGTTCAACCCAAGGCTTGTATTTGACTTGGCAACTTTAACAGGAGCCTGCATTGTGGCCCTTGGTAAACAGAAAGCAGGACTTTTTAGCAATAGAAAAGAGTTAGCTGATTTTCTGTGGAAAAACAGTGCGGACTATGGGGATCCTTTATGGCCACTTCCGCTGGGAGAAGAGTTTGATGAGGCCATTACTAGTGATGTAGCATTGGTTAAAAACGTGGGAGGGAGGGAAGGAGGAGCCTGTACGGCCGCTGCCTTTTTACAAAAATGGATTGGAGATATTCCATGGGTGCATTTGGATATAGCTGGGCCGGCGTGGATCACTAAAGAATTGCCCTATTTAGAAAAAGGGGCTACGGGCTTTGGAGTCAGATTGATATGCCGGTACCTACTCGAACAGTTAAAAGGAAAAGCTCCATAA